From the Prochlorococcus marinus CUG1416 genome, the window ATTCAATCAAATCTGTTCCATATAATGGTTTATCTGAGAGTTTTTATGAGAGAGTTTATGCAAATAGTGATGGTGCCTTTCGAAGTTACACCAAAAGTCAAGCTGCACTCTATTTATATGCAAGAGCAGAAGAGAAAGATAAGAAACCTCGTAGCTCAGGTTCCGTAAAACTTGGATATGGAGTTGATGATATAGATATAGAATCGTGTATTAAAGAGGCTTCGAATAAAACAATTTCTCATTTAAATTATTCATCTATTAAAACTAATAAATATTTAATATGTTTTTCCCCAGAGTCTTTTTTAACGATCATTAACGCCTTTAGCTCAATGTTTAATGCTAGAAGCATTTTAGATGGTGTGAGCTTATCTAATAAAAATTCTATTGGAGAGAAGCTATCTACAGAAGCACTTAATATTTATGATGATGGTCTTCACGAAAAGAATATTTCTTCATCACCATTTGATGGAGAAGGAACCCCTACCAAAAGAATATGTTTAATTAACAAAGGGAGAATTGAAAATTTTATACATTCTGAATCAACTGCAAGAATATTTAAAACAATTCCTACTGGTCACGCTGGACTAGGATCAAAAGTTTCAGTATCTCCTGATTGGATAGTAGTTGAAAAATCAAATGGAGACTACGATTTAAACACATCATTAAATCACTCTAATTATGATGGAGAATTTGTTTATATTGAAGAATTAAATGCAATCCATGCAGGGGTCAGAGCAAGTCAAGGTTCGTTCTCTCTTCCATTTGATGGATGGCTTTATAAAAACGGTAAAAAAATCTCAATAGAATCTGCAACTGTCGCAGGAGATATCAAAGATCTTTTGAAAAACATATTAAATATTGAATCAAGCCAGGAGGTAACAACAAATGGGGTTTCTCCACATATATGGGTAGATGAATTATCAATAACTGGTGACGTGTGAGAATTATATTCTGGGGTACACCTGAATATTCACTTGCGAGCCTTGATATTTTTATTAAATCTAAGCACGACGTGATTGCAGTAGTTAGCCAACCGGATAAGAAAAGAAATAGGGGTAATAAATTAATATCTTCACCTGTTAAAAGCTTTGCCGAGCAAGAATCTATAAAAATTTATACTCCTGAAAAAATTAGGGACAATATAAATTTTGTAAATGAACTTAAATCACTATCTTGTGATTTATTTATTGTTATCGCTTATGGGAAAATTTTACCCATAGAGATATTAGAAATTCCGAAATTTGGTTGTTGGAACGCACATGCTTCATTACTTCCAAGATGGCGTGGTGCTGCCCCAATCCAATGGTCCCTAATGAAAGGGGATGAATTTACAGGAGTTGGAATTATGAAAATGAGTGAAGGACTAGATACTGGTGACTTATTGTTGGAAGAAAAAATTAAAATCGATAATAATGATAATTTAAATACTCTAACGGAAAAACTTAGTGATTTATCTGCAAAATTATTTTTAAATGCTACATCTTTACTAGAAGAAAATATTAATAAAAATACTAATTCTCAATTAACAAAACAAAATACCCTTGGAAGAGAAATTACTTACGCAAGAATGAT encodes:
- a CDS encoding TldD/PmbA family protein, which encodes MNSREITTQISKAADFLNLKKWDYGASFSNDYSVQVDKGEAKQLKASQKQILTLRVWNESNLVGITTTSDISESGIKKALNLANIASDFGNKNESTEFSPLAKDPIKVKDVKNRNPVGIKKLLTLLREAEVKLLESHDSIKSVPYNGLSESFYERVYANSDGAFRSYTKSQAALYLYARAEEKDKKPRSSGSVKLGYGVDDIDIESCIKEASNKTISHLNYSSIKTNKYLICFSPESFLTIINAFSSMFNARSILDGVSLSNKNSIGEKLSTEALNIYDDGLHEKNISSSPFDGEGTPTKRICLINKGRIENFIHSESTARIFKTIPTGHAGLGSKVSVSPDWIVVEKSNGDYDLNTSLNHSNYDGEFVYIEELNAIHAGVRASQGSFSLPFDGWLYKNGKKISIESATVAGDIKDLLKNILNIESSQEVTTNGVSPHIWVDELSITGDV
- the fmt gene encoding methionyl-tRNA formyltransferase, which gives rise to MRIIFWGTPEYSLASLDIFIKSKHDVIAVVSQPDKKRNRGNKLISSPVKSFAEQESIKIYTPEKIRDNINFVNELKSLSCDLFIVIAYGKILPIEILEIPKFGCWNAHASLLPRWRGAAPIQWSLMKGDEFTGVGIMKMSEGLDTGDLLLEEKIKIDNNDNLNTLTEKLSDLSAKLFLNATSLLEENINKNTNSQLTKQNTLGREITYARMIEKSDYKVDWGNEAIEISRKIKALYPRAYTTFRGKNLKIIKIKVLSNDDINNEKISFMRNYPMPGIILAVIENEGIIISTKTEPIILIEAKLEGKNISSKKQLIQQLKPSVGEYLSD